A portion of the Pseudoxanthomonas sp. JBR18 genome contains these proteins:
- the ispE gene encoding 4-(cytidine 5'-diphospho)-2-C-methyl-D-erythritol kinase encodes MSANAMPGGWSWWPAPAKLNLCLRIIGRREDGYHDLQSAFRLLDWGDRVGIRAREDGRITRVGASVPGVAEADDLLVRAAILLQKHAKCALGADICVEKEIPAGGGFGGGSSDAATVLRVLDRLWGLDLGEDTLATLGLALGADVPVFVRGRNAWAEGVGERLTPLDLAPAWYVLVDPGVHVATAKLFGAPDLTRNAPPVKIADFLSGSVPDNVFEPVLRRREPAIEAAFQALSSIGTPRLTGTGSGCFVEFASLQAAQAGLALLPANQQGWVVAGAARSPLLDALEGKVQDAD; translated from the coding sequence ATGAGCGCCAATGCCATGCCGGGCGGCTGGTCGTGGTGGCCGGCACCGGCCAAGCTCAACCTGTGCCTGCGCATCATCGGCCGCCGCGAGGATGGCTATCACGACCTGCAGAGCGCCTTCCGCCTGCTGGACTGGGGCGACCGGGTCGGAATCCGGGCCCGTGAGGACGGGCGCATCACCCGCGTCGGCGCCTCCGTTCCCGGCGTGGCGGAGGCGGACGATCTGCTTGTGCGTGCTGCGATCCTGCTGCAGAAACACGCAAAATGCGCGCTTGGTGCCGATATCTGCGTCGAAAAGGAAATTCCTGCCGGTGGCGGATTTGGCGGCGGGTCCTCCGATGCGGCGACGGTCCTGCGGGTGCTGGACCGCCTGTGGGGGCTGGATCTGGGCGAGGACACACTGGCCACGCTGGGCCTGGCGCTGGGCGCGGATGTGCCGGTCTTCGTGCGCGGGCGCAACGCCTGGGCCGAGGGGGTGGGTGAGCGGCTGACGCCCCTGGACCTGGCCCCGGCCTGGTATGTGCTGGTCGACCCGGGCGTCCACGTGGCCACGGCCAAGCTGTTCGGTGCGCCGGATTTGACGCGCAATGCCCCACCCGTGAAAATAGCGGACTTCCTTTCCGGATCTGTGCCCGACAACGTGTTCGAGCCGGTGCTGCGTCGCCGGGAACCTGCCATCGAGGCGGCGTTCCAGGCCTTGTCCAGCATCGGGACGCCACGACTGACGGGGACGGGCAGCGGCTGTTTCGTGGAGTTCGCAAGCCTTCAGGCCGCCCAGGCCGGATTGGCGCTGCTGCCTGCGAACCAGCAGGGCTGGGTGGTGGCCGGGGCGGCGCGTTCGCCCCTGCTGGACGCGCTGGAAGGGAAAGTGCAGGACGCGGACTGA
- a CDS encoding ribose-phosphate diphosphokinase: MQDERSLLVFSGNANKPLAKSICRELGVRPGKAMVSRFSDGEVQVEIEENVRRQEVFVVQPTCAPTAENLMELLVLIDALKRASAASVTAVVPYFGYSRQDRRLRSSRVPITAKVAAKMFSAVSADRVLTVDLHADQIQGFFDIPVDNVYASPLLLADIWRAYGTDRMMVVSPDVGGVVRARAIAKRLDDADLAIIDKRRPRANVSTVMNIIGDVEGKECVMVDDIVDTAGTLCAAAAALKDRGATKVAAYCTHPVLSGPAVDNLNKSVLDELVVTDTIPLSDAARGCSKIRQLSVASMLAETIRRIAFGESVSSLYVD, encoded by the coding sequence GTGCAAGACGAACGCAGCCTGCTGGTCTTCTCCGGCAACGCCAACAAGCCGCTGGCCAAGAGCATCTGTCGCGAACTGGGCGTGCGCCCGGGCAAGGCGATGGTCTCGCGCTTCTCCGACGGCGAAGTGCAGGTGGAGATCGAGGAGAACGTCCGCCGCCAGGAAGTGTTCGTGGTGCAGCCCACCTGCGCGCCCACGGCCGAGAACCTGATGGAACTGCTGGTGCTGATCGACGCGCTCAAGCGCGCCAGCGCCGCCAGCGTGACCGCCGTGGTGCCGTATTTCGGCTATTCGCGCCAGGACCGTCGTCTGCGCTCCTCGCGCGTGCCGATCACCGCCAAGGTCGCCGCCAAGATGTTCAGCGCCGTCAGCGCCGACCGTGTGCTGACCGTGGACCTGCATGCCGACCAGATCCAGGGCTTCTTCGACATCCCGGTGGACAACGTCTACGCATCGCCGCTGCTGCTGGCCGACATCTGGCGCGCCTACGGCACCGACCGGATGATGGTCGTCTCGCCGGACGTGGGCGGCGTGGTCCGCGCCCGCGCCATCGCCAAGCGCCTGGACGATGCGGACCTGGCGATCATCGACAAGCGCCGCCCGCGCGCCAACGTCTCCACCGTGATGAACATTATCGGCGACGTGGAAGGCAAGGAATGCGTGATGGTCGATGACATCGTCGACACGGCCGGCACCCTGTGCGCCGCCGCGGCCGCGCTCAAGGACCGGGGCGCGACCAAGGTCGCCGCCTACTGCACCCACCCGGTGCTGTCCGGCCCGGCCGTGGACAACCTCAACAAGTCCGTGCTCGACGAGCTGGTGGTCACCGACACCATCCCGCTGTCCGATGCGGCCCGCGGCTGCAGCAAGATCCGTCAGCTCTCGGTGGCCAGCATGCTGGCCGAGACCATCCGCCGCATCGCCTTCGGCGAATCGGTCAGTTCGCTCTACGTGGACTAA
- a CDS encoding 50S ribosomal protein L25/general stress protein Ctc translates to MATTHEINVERREDEGKGASRRLRHAGRVPAIVYGGDLKPVSISLNHNEVWTASQHDWFYSSILDLSLNGEVQKVLLRDMQRHPFKQQIMHLDFQRVNDKETLRTAVPLHFLNQDTSPAGKSSDVVITHELNEVVVECLPSDLPEFIEIDLAKLALGDVVHLSELKLPKGVEIPELKLGKEHDVAVVIAKHVKVEDESAEGEEGSTDVPAAKVADDGAKDAE, encoded by the coding sequence ATGGCTACGACACATGAAATCAACGTGGAGCGCCGCGAGGACGAGGGGAAGGGTGCGAGCCGCCGCCTGCGTCACGCCGGTCGCGTCCCCGCCATCGTCTACGGTGGCGACCTCAAGCCGGTCAGCATCTCGCTGAACCACAACGAAGTCTGGACCGCCAGCCAGCACGACTGGTTCTACTCGTCGATCCTGGACCTGAGCCTCAACGGCGAAGTGCAGAAGGTCCTGCTGCGTGACATGCAGCGCCATCCGTTCAAGCAGCAGATCATGCACCTGGACTTCCAGCGCGTGAACGACAAGGAGACGCTGCGCACCGCCGTGCCGCTGCACTTCCTCAACCAGGACACCTCGCCGGCCGGCAAGTCCTCCGACGTGGTCATCACCCACGAACTCAACGAAGTCGTGGTCGAGTGCCTGCCGTCGGACCTGCCGGAGTTCATCGAGATCGACCTGGCCAAGCTGGCCCTGGGCGACGTGGTCCACCTGTCCGAGCTGAAGCTGCCCAAGGGCGTCGAGATCCCCGAGCTGAAGCTGGGCAAGGAGCACGACGTGGCCGTGGTCATCGCCAAGCACGTCAAGGTCGAGGACGAGTCGGCCGAGGGCGAGGAAGGCAGCACCGACGTGCCGGCCGCCAAGGTCGCCGACGACGGCGCCAAGGACGCCGAGTAA
- the pth gene encoding aminoacyl-tRNA hydrolase produces MEGVRLIVGLGNPGPEHLRTRHNAGFRFVDTLALQLGARFAVDAKLFGETAQASLGGQTVRLLKPATFMNLSGKSVAAALRFWKIEPEQALIAHDELDMPPGIARLKFDGGHGGQNGLRDTMKLLGHGRFGRLRIGIGHPGHKDKVTGWVLGRPSADDEILIGRAIDDALDVLPLAVAGDFNEAMKRLNSIKA; encoded by the coding sequence ATGGAAGGCGTGCGTCTCATCGTCGGGCTGGGCAACCCCGGACCCGAACACCTGCGGACCCGGCACAATGCCGGGTTCCGTTTTGTCGACACCCTCGCGCTGCAGCTGGGCGCGCGGTTCGCCGTGGATGCCAAGCTGTTCGGCGAGACCGCCCAGGCCAGCCTCGGCGGGCAGACGGTACGGCTGCTCAAGCCTGCCACCTTCATGAACCTCTCGGGCAAGTCGGTCGCCGCGGCGCTGCGGTTTTGGAAGATCGAACCCGAGCAGGCGCTGATCGCCCACGACGAGCTGGACATGCCGCCGGGGATCGCCCGGCTGAAGTTCGACGGCGGCCATGGCGGCCAGAACGGCCTGCGCGACACGATGAAATTGCTGGGACACGGGCGCTTTGGCCGGCTGCGCATCGGCATTGGCCATCCCGGCCACAAGGACAAGGTCACCGGCTGGGTGCTGGGCCGACCCAGTGCGGACGATGAGATCCTGATCGGGCGTGCGATCGACGACGCGCTGGACGTGCTGCCCCTGGCAGTGGCCGGCGATTTCAACGAGGCGATGAAACGCCTCAACAGCATCAAGGCGTGA
- the ychF gene encoding redox-regulated ATPase YchF encodes MGIKCGIVGLPNVGKSTLFNALTKAGIAAANFPFCTIEPNVGIVPVPDPRLGALSEIVKPQRVVPTAVEFVDIAGLVAGAASGEGLGNKFLAHIREVDAITHVVRCFENDDVIHVNNKVDPISDIETIDTELALADLDSVEKALNRAERSAKGGDKEAIARKPVLEKLRKALDDGIPGRGAGLDEEEKALVRDLFLLTLKPVMYIANVLEDGFENNPHLDAVRARAEKEGAQVVPVSAAIEEELSQLDDADRDAFLTDLGLDEPGLNRVIRAAYQLLGLQTYFTAGVQEVRAWTVKAGATAPKAAAVIHTDFEKGFIRAETIGYDDFIKYKGEAGAKEAGRLRLEGKEYKVQEGDVLHFRFNV; translated from the coding sequence ATGGGCATCAAATGCGGCATCGTGGGCCTGCCGAACGTCGGCAAGTCGACCCTCTTCAATGCGCTGACCAAGGCGGGCATCGCCGCGGCCAACTTCCCGTTCTGCACCATCGAGCCCAACGTGGGCATCGTGCCGGTGCCGGACCCGCGCCTGGGCGCGCTGTCGGAGATCGTCAAGCCGCAGCGGGTCGTGCCCACGGCGGTGGAATTTGTCGACATCGCCGGCCTGGTCGCCGGTGCGGCCAGCGGTGAAGGCCTGGGCAACAAGTTCCTGGCGCACATCCGCGAGGTCGATGCGATCACCCACGTGGTGCGCTGCTTCGAGAACGACGACGTGATCCACGTCAACAACAAGGTCGACCCGATCTCGGACATCGAGACCATCGACACCGAACTGGCGCTGGCCGACCTGGACAGCGTGGAGAAGGCGCTCAACCGCGCCGAGCGCAGCGCCAAGGGCGGCGACAAGGAGGCCATCGCGCGCAAGCCGGTGCTGGAGAAGCTGCGCAAGGCGCTGGACGACGGCATCCCCGGACGCGGCGCTGGCCTGGACGAGGAAGAAAAGGCGCTGGTGCGCGACCTGTTCCTGCTGACCCTCAAGCCGGTGATGTACATCGCCAACGTGCTGGAGGACGGTTTCGAGAACAACCCGCATCTGGACGCGGTGCGCGCCCGCGCCGAGAAGGAGGGCGCGCAGGTGGTGCCGGTTTCGGCCGCCATCGAGGAAGAGCTCTCGCAGCTGGACGATGCCGACCGCGATGCCTTCCTGACCGACCTGGGCCTGGACGAGCCCGGCCTGAACCGCGTGATCCGTGCCGCCTACCAGCTGCTGGGCCTGCAGACCTACTTCACCGCCGGCGTGCAGGAAGTCCGCGCGTGGACGGTCAAGGCCGGCGCGACCGCGCCCAAGGCCGCGGCGGTCATCCACACCGACTTTGAGAAGGGCTTCATCCGCGCCGAGACCATCGGCTACGACGACTTCATCAAGTACAAGGGCGAGGCCGGTGCCAAGGAAGCCGGGCGCCTGCGCCTGGAGGGCAAGGAGTACAAGGTGCAGGAAGGCGACGTGCTGCACTTCCGCTTCAACGTCTGA
- a CDS encoding hydroxymethylglutaryl-CoA lyase, translating into MPAKVKLVEMGARDGLQNEPGTVTTQTKLDLIARLAEAGLRHIEATAFVSPKWVPQMADHDAVMRGVPRRPGVVYSALTPNLRGFQAAQAAGADEVAVFAAASEAFSQKNINCSIAQSLARFEEVTRAAQDAGVPVRGYVSCVLGCPYAGDIAPSAVAEVAAALHAMGCHEISLGDTIGVGTPGKTQAMLEAVMARVPVERLAGHFHDTWGQALANVHAALQLGVATFDSSVAGLGGCPYAPGAAGNVASEDLLYLLDGLGIETGVDLHRLAAAGSFISHALGRPSRSKVAQALAGQGLG; encoded by the coding sequence CTGCCCGCCAAGGTGAAACTGGTGGAGATGGGCGCGCGCGATGGCCTGCAGAACGAGCCCGGCACCGTCACCACGCAGACCAAGCTGGACCTGATCGCGCGCCTGGCCGAGGCTGGCCTGCGCCACATCGAGGCCACGGCCTTCGTCTCGCCCAAGTGGGTGCCGCAGATGGCCGACCACGACGCGGTGATGCGCGGCGTGCCACGTCGGCCAGGCGTCGTGTATTCGGCGCTCACGCCCAACCTGCGCGGGTTCCAGGCCGCCCAGGCGGCCGGCGCGGACGAGGTCGCGGTGTTCGCCGCCGCCTCCGAGGCCTTCTCGCAGAAGAACATCAACTGCTCGATAGCCCAGAGCCTGGCGCGTTTCGAAGAGGTCACCCGCGCCGCACAGGACGCCGGCGTCCCGGTGCGCGGCTATGTCTCCTGCGTGCTGGGCTGCCCCTACGCTGGCGATATCGCGCCCAGCGCGGTGGCCGAGGTGGCCGCCGCCCTGCACGCGATGGGTTGCCACGAGATTTCGCTGGGCGACACCATCGGCGTGGGCACGCCCGGCAAGACCCAGGCAATGCTGGAAGCGGTGATGGCCCGCGTACCGGTCGAACGCCTGGCCGGCCACTTCCACGACACCTGGGGCCAGGCCCTGGCCAACGTCCACGCGGCCCTGCAACTGGGCGTGGCGACCTTCGACAGCTCGGTGGCCGGGCTGGGCGGCTGCCCGTACGCGCCTGGCGCGGCCGGCAACGTGGCCAGCGAGGACTTGCTCTACCTGCTGGACGGGCTGGGCATCGAGACCGGCGTGGATCTACATCGGCTGGCGGCTGCCGGCAGCTTCATCAGCCACGCGCTGGGCCGGCCCAGCCGCTCCAAGGTGGCCCAGGCGCTGGCCGGACAGGGCCTGGGTTGA
- a CDS encoding acetyl/propionyl/methylcrotonyl-CoA carboxylase subunit alpha: protein MFGKLLIANRGEIACRVIATCKRLGIATVAVYSEADANARHVRLADEAVCIGPAAARESYLRADRVVEAARATGAQAVHPGYGFLSENADFARACQQAGLVFVGPPVAAIEAMGSKSAAKALMQAAGVPLVPGYHGDDQTPALLRAEAARIGYPVLIKASAGGGGKGMRVVERETDFDAALASCRREASASFGDDRVLVEKYLVRPRHIEVQVFGDTQGSVVHLYERDCSAQRRHQKVIEEAPAPDISATFRAAIGQAAVEAARAVGYVGAGTVEFIVDADGAFYFMEMNTRLQVEHPVTEQVTGLDLVEWQLRVAAGAPLPLAQDQITLHGHAIEVRLYAEQPERGFLPSTGTLQQLAFPPASAHVRVDSGVDAGDMIGADYDPMIAKLIAWDSTRAGALARMRSALAQTRIAGVGNNLAFLSRLVDNPQVRAGGYDTGLIERELAELLRPDPVTPALLALASLHVLLAEQRQAAALAAAAGNPSSPWAIADGWRANGHARRSLRFDEADGTSHTVQVEQHAGGVWRLDGVSVRVLEVHDDHLLLAAGAHTVQGHVVTDDAGALAVITADARVRLQPYVPLAHQAGIADTRGGLVAPMPGRIIAVMAEAGAEVAAGAPLLVMEAMKMEYTVSAPAAGTVTALLCKVGDLVADQAPLVEFEVAA from the coding sequence GTGTTCGGCAAACTTCTGATCGCCAACCGCGGCGAAATCGCCTGCCGCGTCATCGCCACCTGCAAGCGGTTGGGCATTGCCACCGTCGCGGTGTATTCCGAGGCCGACGCCAACGCGCGGCATGTGCGTCTGGCAGACGAGGCGGTGTGCATCGGCCCGGCGGCGGCGCGCGAGAGCTACCTGCGCGCGGACAGGGTCGTCGAGGCCGCGCGCGCCACCGGCGCGCAGGCCGTCCATCCCGGCTATGGCTTCCTGTCGGAGAACGCGGACTTCGCCCGCGCCTGTCAGCAGGCCGGACTGGTCTTCGTCGGACCGCCGGTGGCGGCCATCGAGGCGATGGGCTCCAAATCGGCGGCCAAGGCGCTGATGCAGGCCGCCGGAGTGCCCCTGGTCCCTGGTTATCACGGCGACGACCAAACCCCTGCGCTGCTGCGCGCGGAGGCGGCGCGTATCGGCTATCCGGTGCTGATCAAGGCCAGCGCCGGCGGCGGTGGCAAGGGCATGCGCGTGGTCGAGCGCGAGACGGATTTCGACGCCGCCCTGGCCTCGTGCCGGCGCGAAGCGTCCGCCAGCTTCGGCGATGACCGGGTGCTGGTGGAGAAATACCTGGTGCGTCCCCGCCACATCGAGGTGCAGGTGTTCGGCGACACGCAAGGCAGCGTGGTGCACCTTTACGAGCGCGACTGTTCGGCCCAGCGCCGACACCAGAAGGTGATCGAGGAAGCCCCCGCGCCCGACATCAGCGCGACCTTCCGCGCGGCCATCGGCCAGGCCGCCGTGGAGGCGGCCCGCGCGGTGGGCTATGTCGGCGCGGGCACGGTGGAGTTCATCGTCGATGCCGACGGCGCGTTCTACTTCATGGAAATGAATACCCGGCTGCAGGTCGAGCACCCGGTGACCGAGCAGGTCACCGGACTGGATCTGGTCGAATGGCAGCTACGTGTAGCGGCAGGTGCGCCGTTGCCGCTGGCGCAGGACCAGATCACCCTGCACGGCCATGCGATCGAGGTGCGCCTGTACGCCGAGCAGCCCGAGCGCGGCTTCCTGCCGTCGACCGGCACGCTGCAGCAGCTGGCCTTTCCCCCCGCCTCGGCGCATGTGCGCGTCGATTCGGGCGTGGACGCAGGCGACATGATCGGTGCCGATTACGACCCGATGATCGCCAAACTGATCGCCTGGGACAGCACCCGCGCTGGCGCGCTCGCACGCATGCGCAGCGCCCTGGCCCAGACCCGAATCGCCGGGGTCGGCAACAACCTGGCGTTCTTGTCGCGTCTGGTGGACAACCCGCAGGTGCGCGCCGGCGGGTATGACACCGGCTTGATCGAGCGCGAGCTGGCCGAGCTGCTGCGCCCGGATCCAGTGACCCCGGCACTGCTGGCCCTCGCCAGCCTGCATGTCCTGCTCGCCGAGCAGCGCCAGGCCGCCGCACTGGCCGCCGCGGCCGGCAATCCGTCCTCGCCATGGGCGATCGCCGATGGCTGGCGCGCCAACGGCCACGCCCGTCGCAGCTTGCGCTTCGACGAGGCTGACGGCACGTCCCACACCGTGCAGGTCGAGCAGCACGCCGGCGGTGTCTGGCGCCTGGATGGTGTGTCGGTGCGCGTACTGGAGGTCCACGACGACCACCTGCTTCTGGCGGCCGGCGCGCACACCGTGCAGGGACATGTCGTAACTGACGACGCGGGGGCGCTGGCGGTCATCACGGCAGACGCCCGCGTCCGCCTGCAGCCATACGTGCCGCTGGCGCACCAGGCGGGCATCGCCGATACCCGAGGTGGCCTGGTGGCGCCCATGCCGGGCCGGATCATCGCGGTCATGGCCGAGGCCGGCGCCGAGGTTGCTGCCGGCGCCCCGTTGCTGGTCATGGAAGCCATGAAGATGGAATACACGGTCAGCGCACCGGCGGCCGGCACCGTCACCGCGCTGCTGTGCAAGGTCGGTGACCTGGTGGCCGACCAGGCGCCACTGGTCGAGTTCGAGGTCGCCGCGTGA
- a CDS encoding enoyl-CoA hydratase/isomerase family protein, with the protein MDASLLQCEHRGATLTLWLNRPEVHNAFDEHLIAALTEALRAADADSAVRVVVLAGHGKSFCAGGDLDWMRRMAGFSHEDNLCDAGALATMLATLAGLSKPTIARVHGAALAGGTGLVAACDIAIATPEARFGTTEVRLGLIPATISPYVIRAIGARAAQRYFLTGERFDAAQALRLGLLHEVCEADTLDARVQALAEDLLAGAPQAQADCKRLVADVAGRGIDPALIDDTTTRIARARGSAEARAGIAAFFDKRAPDWRS; encoded by the coding sequence ATGGACGCTTCCCTTCTCCAATGCGAACACCGCGGCGCGACGCTGACCCTCTGGCTCAACCGGCCCGAGGTGCACAACGCCTTCGACGAACACCTGATCGCCGCGCTCACCGAGGCGCTGCGCGCCGCCGACGCTGATTCGGCCGTGCGCGTCGTCGTGCTGGCCGGGCATGGCAAGAGCTTCTGCGCCGGCGGCGACCTGGACTGGATGCGGCGCATGGCCGGTTTCAGCCACGAGGACAACCTGTGCGATGCCGGCGCGCTGGCGACGATGCTGGCCACGCTCGCCGGCCTGTCCAAGCCAACCATCGCCCGCGTGCACGGCGCGGCCCTGGCCGGCGGCACCGGGCTGGTGGCCGCCTGCGACATCGCCATCGCCACACCCGAGGCGCGCTTTGGCACGACCGAAGTGCGACTGGGCCTGATTCCGGCCACGATCAGCCCCTACGTGATCCGCGCGATCGGCGCGCGTGCGGCGCAACGCTATTTCCTCACCGGCGAGCGCTTCGACGCGGCCCAGGCACTGCGACTCGGGTTGCTGCATGAGGTATGCGAGGCGGACACCCTGGACGCGCGCGTGCAGGCCTTGGCCGAGGACCTGCTCGCCGGCGCGCCGCAGGCCCAGGCCGACTGCAAACGCCTGGTCGCCGACGTGGCCGGGCGCGGCATCGACCCGGCGCTGATCGACGACACCACCACCCGCATCGCGCGTGCCCGCGGCAGCGCCGAGGCGCGCGCAGGCATCGCCGCGTTCTTCGACAAACGTGCCCCGGACTGGAGGTCCTGA
- a CDS encoding carboxyl transferase domain-containing protein, which produces MGVIVSKLRTDDAAFQANRTALQAQVDTLRERVALTARGGSEAARARHTGRGKLLARERIDTLLDPGAPFLELAPLAAHGMYEDQVPCAGVVGGIGRVQGRECVILANDATVKGGTYYPMTVKKHLRAQEIARENHLPCLYLVDSGGAFLPMQDEVFPDREHFGRIFYNQAQLSAAGIPQIACVMGSCTAGGAYVPAMSDETIIVQGQGTIFLGGPPLVKAATGEVVSAEDLGGADVHTRLSGVADHLAENDHHALALLRDIVGHLGPRRPPALVPQAVEEPRYDPAEVYGVIPADTRKPYDVREVIARIVDGSRLDEFKARYGTTLVTGFAHIHGYPVGIVANNGILFSESALKGAHFVELCSQRGIPLVFLQNITGFMVGRAYENGGIAKDGAKLVTAVATTAVPKFTVLIGGSYGAGNYGMCGRAYSPRFLWSWPNSRISVMGGEQAASVLATVRRDGLEAQGKTWAAEDEDAFKQPIREQFEAQSDPYYASARLWDDGIVDPAQTRRLLGLGLAAAAHAPISDTRFGVFRM; this is translated from the coding sequence ATGGGCGTGATTGTTTCGAAATTGCGGACCGACGATGCGGCGTTCCAGGCCAATCGCACGGCCCTGCAGGCCCAGGTCGACACCCTGCGCGAGCGTGTGGCCCTCACGGCGCGGGGGGGCAGCGAGGCTGCCCGCGCCAGACACACCGGGCGCGGCAAACTCCTGGCGCGCGAGCGCATCGACACCCTGCTCGACCCCGGCGCGCCGTTCCTGGAACTGGCCCCGCTGGCCGCCCACGGCATGTACGAGGACCAGGTGCCCTGCGCCGGGGTAGTCGGCGGCATCGGCCGCGTGCAGGGGCGCGAGTGCGTGATCCTGGCCAACGACGCCACGGTCAAGGGCGGTACCTATTACCCGATGACGGTCAAGAAGCACCTGCGCGCGCAGGAGATCGCCCGAGAAAACCACCTGCCCTGCCTGTATCTGGTCGATTCGGGCGGCGCGTTCCTGCCGATGCAGGACGAGGTGTTCCCCGATCGCGAGCACTTCGGCCGGATCTTCTACAACCAGGCCCAGCTCTCGGCTGCCGGCATCCCGCAGATCGCCTGCGTGATGGGCTCATGCACCGCTGGCGGCGCCTACGTGCCGGCGATGAGCGATGAGACCATCATCGTGCAGGGCCAGGGCACGATCTTCCTGGGGGGCCCGCCGCTGGTGAAGGCCGCCACCGGCGAGGTGGTCAGTGCCGAGGATCTGGGCGGCGCGGACGTGCATACCCGCCTGTCCGGCGTGGCCGACCACCTGGCCGAAAACGATCACCACGCCCTGGCCCTGTTGCGCGACATCGTCGGCCACCTCGGCCCGCGCCGCCCGCCGGCGCTGGTGCCACAGGCGGTCGAGGAACCGCGCTACGACCCGGCCGAGGTGTACGGCGTGATCCCCGCCGACACGCGCAAGCCCTACGACGTGCGCGAAGTCATCGCACGCATCGTCGACGGCTCGCGGCTGGATGAGTTCAAGGCGCGGTACGGCACCACGCTGGTGACCGGCTTCGCCCATATCCACGGCTATCCGGTGGGCATCGTGGCCAACAACGGCATCCTGTTTTCCGAAAGCGCGCTCAAGGGCGCGCATTTCGTCGAGCTGTGCTCGCAGCGCGGGATTCCCCTGGTGTTCCTGCAGAACATCACCGGCTTCATGGTCGGCCGGGCCTATGAAAATGGCGGCATCGCCAAGGACGGCGCCAAGCTGGTCACGGCGGTGGCGACCACGGCCGTGCCCAAGTTCACCGTGCTGATCGGCGGCTCCTACGGCGCAGGCAATTACGGGATGTGCGGTCGCGCGTATTCGCCGCGGTTCCTGTGGAGCTGGCCGAATTCGCGTATTTCGGTCATGGGTGGCGAACAGGCCGCCAGCGTCCTGGCGACCGTGCGCCGCGACGGGCTTGAAGCCCAGGGCAAGACATGGGCCGCCGAGGACGAGGACGCGTTCAAACAGCCGATCCGCGAGCAATTCGAGGCGCAATCCGATCCGTACTACGCCAGCGCGCGGCTGTGGGACGACGGCATCGTCGATCCGGCCCAGACCCGCCGCCTGCTCGGCCTGGGTCTGGCGGCCGCCGCCCATGCCCCCATCTCCGACACGCGCTTCGGCGTGTTCCGCATGTAA
- a CDS encoding isovaleryl-CoA dehydrogenase — translation MSPDFSFDLGEDIDQLRSAVRDFASRIIAPLADTADRDNAFPNALWPQLGEMGLLGLTVEEEYGGSGLGYLAHVVAMEEISRACSAIGLSYGAHSNLCVNQLRKNGTAQQKSRYLPGLVSGEHIGALAMSEAGAGSDVVGMKLRADKHGDCYVLNGSKMWITNGPDAHTLVVYAKTDPQAGPRGITAFIVERGFKGFSTAQKLDKLGMRGSNTCELVFNDCEVPEENILGGLNQGVKVLMSGLDYERIVLSGGPLGIMAASLDAVLPYVRERRQFGRPIGEFELMQGKLADMYVGFNACRAYVYAVAKACDRGETTRKDAAGAILYSAEKATWMAGQAIQALGGNGYINEYPTGRLWRDAKLYEIGAGTSEIRRMLIGRELVGTKA, via the coding sequence ATGAGCCCGGATTTCAGTTTCGACCTCGGTGAAGACATCGACCAACTGCGCAGTGCCGTGCGCGATTTCGCCTCCCGCATCATCGCGCCACTGGCTGACACGGCCGACCGCGACAACGCGTTTCCCAACGCGCTGTGGCCCCAACTGGGCGAGATGGGCCTGCTGGGCCTGACCGTGGAGGAGGAGTACGGCGGCAGCGGCTTGGGGTATCTGGCCCACGTGGTGGCCATGGAGGAAATCTCCCGCGCCTGCTCAGCCATTGGGCTGTCCTACGGAGCCCATTCCAACCTGTGCGTGAACCAGCTGCGCAAGAACGGCACGGCGCAACAGAAGTCACGCTATCTGCCAGGGTTGGTGAGCGGCGAGCACATCGGCGCGCTGGCGATGAGCGAGGCCGGTGCGGGCTCTGACGTGGTGGGCATGAAATTGCGTGCGGACAAGCACGGAGATTGCTACGTGCTCAACGGCAGCAAGATGTGGATCACCAACGGGCCGGATGCGCACACGCTGGTGGTCTACGCCAAGACCGATCCGCAGGCCGGTCCGCGCGGGATCACCGCCTTCATCGTCGAGCGTGGTTTCAAGGGATTTTCCACCGCACAGAAGCTGGACAAGCTGGGCATGCGCGGGTCCAACACCTGCGAACTGGTGTTCAACGACTGCGAGGTCCCCGAGGAGAACATCCTGGGCGGTCTCAACCAGGGCGTGAAGGTGCTGATGTCCGGCCTGGACTACGAGCGCATCGTGCTCTCCGGGGGCCCGCTGGGCATCATGGCTGCCAGCCTGGACGCGGTGCTGCCCTACGTGCGCGAACGTCGTCAGTTCGGTCGGCCGATCGGCGAGTTCGAGCTGATGCAGGGCAAGCTGGCCGACATGTACGTCGGCTTCAACGCCTGCCGCGCCTACGTGTACGCGGTGGCCAAGGCCTGTGACCGCGGCGAAACCACGCGCAAGGATGCGGCCGGGGCGATCCTCTACAGCGCCGAGAAGGCCACTTGGATGGCCGGCCAGGCCATCCAGGCCCTGGGCGGCAACGGCTACATCAACGAATACCCCACCGGCCGCCTGTGGCGCGATGCCAAGCTGTACGAGATCGGCGCGGGCACGTCGGAGATCCGGCGCATGCTGATCGGCCGCGAGCTGGTCGGAACCAAGGCTTAA